In the genome of Fulvivirga maritima, one region contains:
- a CDS encoding bifunctional nuclease family protein: protein MNKIKLEILGLSSSQSQSGSFALVLGESEGSRRLPIIIGMFEAQAIAIEIEKIIPNRPMTHDLFKSFAHGFDYKVEEIVISDLKEGVFFAKIVCNNGSKTIEIDARPSDAIAIGLRFDAPIYTFESILAEAGIVLTDESEDDIAEIRNEIKSSEKKPKEKGDDLKNLSIDKLNELLNDAIEKEDYEKAAKIRDELSRRN, encoded by the coding sequence GTGAATAAGATTAAATTAGAAATATTAGGACTTTCTTCCAGTCAATCCCAATCGGGGTCTTTTGCACTAGTATTGGGAGAATCAGAAGGAAGTAGGAGATTACCGATCATCATTGGAATGTTCGAGGCTCAGGCCATTGCAATAGAGATAGAGAAAATAATACCTAACCGGCCTATGACGCATGATTTGTTTAAATCATTTGCTCATGGGTTCGATTATAAGGTGGAAGAGATCGTGATCTCTGACCTGAAAGAAGGGGTTTTCTTTGCCAAAATTGTATGTAATAACGGAAGTAAAACTATAGAGATTGACGCCAGACCATCAGATGCTATAGCCATAGGTCTAAGATTTGATGCGCCCATCTACACTTTCGAATCTATCCTTGCTGAAGCAGGTATCGTACTTACTGATGAGTCAGAAGATGATATTGCTGAGATAAGAAATGAAATAAAATCATCTGAGAAAAAGCCCAAGGAAAAAGGCGATGATTTGAAGAACTTATCAATAGATAAACTCAATGAATTGCTGAATGATGCCATCGAAAAAGAGGACTATGAGAAGGCAGCAAAAATCAGAGATGAACTAAGTAGAAGAAACTAA
- the recQ gene encoding DNA helicase RecQ yields MSDAITNTPESVLKKYFGYTSFRKHQKEIVDTVLAGNDALVLMPTGGGKSLCYQVPALMLEGVTIVVSPLIALMKDQVDALTANGISAAYLNSSLTTQEQTEVFSKLRANELKLLYLAPERLIGKGDAFLNFLSEIKVASIAIDEAHCISQWGHDFRPEYMMLSKLKENFPNVPLIALTATADKLTRADILEQLGIAKSQVFLSSFNRENIRYLVQPKQSSYEQLVQFLDAHKEDCGIIYCLSRASVEGLAERLKEDGFDALPYHAGLDRKTKDEHQEKFINDQVKIITATIAFGMGIDKSNVRFVVHMDLPKNIEGYYQETGRAGRDGLDSDALLFYSYADVRKLRGFVEIDDNQEQTEVLLKKLSEMAQFGELRTCRRKYLLEYFDEEAPDECGNCDVCLSEDQKFDGTVIAQKALSAVYRLEERFGQTYIIDFLRGSKSAKIWDQHKQIKTYGVGADVSKEDWGHYLRDLIHLGFLKKSEGKFPVLMLTEKSKEVLSGKVKVKLSQVKETFSVVQESAPEYEKPLFDQLKKLRADFAIKEGVPPYVVFSDATLVELATYLPLETDALFKISGFGEVKVQKYGSEFLAVVQEYCEQHNLSTAIQNKRVKPKRKKASSGARGTALVSLQLFKEGVSIEEIAAQRGIVATTVENHLNECVLSGKLGVFDLITQELYDEIHEVVKNNQEPGLKSIKDKLREEITYGQIRSVLNHLKFETEKQANQDGKL; encoded by the coding sequence ATGTCTGATGCCATAACTAATACACCGGAAAGCGTACTCAAGAAGTATTTTGGATATACAAGTTTTCGTAAGCATCAGAAAGAGATAGTAGATACCGTGCTGGCAGGTAATGACGCCTTGGTGCTCATGCCTACTGGCGGAGGTAAATCTCTGTGCTATCAGGTGCCAGCCTTGATGCTGGAAGGTGTAACCATAGTGGTTTCTCCGCTGATAGCTCTCATGAAAGATCAGGTCGATGCTCTGACCGCTAATGGCATATCAGCGGCATATCTCAATTCATCACTTACCACACAAGAGCAAACAGAAGTCTTTTCTAAACTCCGGGCCAATGAGCTCAAATTATTATACCTGGCACCAGAACGCCTAATAGGTAAGGGAGATGCTTTTCTTAATTTTTTAAGTGAGATAAAGGTAGCGTCTATTGCTATTGATGAGGCCCATTGTATTTCTCAGTGGGGGCATGATTTTAGGCCAGAGTATATGATGCTGTCTAAGCTCAAAGAAAACTTCCCTAATGTGCCTCTGATTGCGCTTACCGCTACCGCAGACAAGCTCACTCGAGCTGATATCCTGGAGCAGTTAGGGATCGCCAAATCTCAAGTATTTCTGTCTAGTTTTAATAGAGAAAACATTAGGTACCTGGTACAACCTAAGCAGAGTAGCTATGAGCAGTTAGTTCAGTTTTTAGATGCCCATAAGGAAGATTGTGGTATCATCTATTGCTTGTCCAGAGCATCAGTAGAAGGGCTGGCAGAACGACTGAAGGAAGACGGCTTTGATGCCTTGCCTTACCATGCAGGTTTGGATAGAAAAACCAAAGATGAACATCAGGAGAAGTTTATCAATGATCAGGTGAAGATCATTACAGCCACCATTGCCTTTGGTATGGGAATAGACAAGTCTAATGTTCGCTTTGTAGTGCATATGGATCTGCCTAAAAATATAGAAGGCTACTACCAGGAAACGGGCCGTGCAGGTAGAGATGGTCTGGATAGCGATGCCTTGCTTTTTTATAGTTATGCCGATGTAAGGAAGCTCAGAGGCTTTGTGGAGATTGATGATAATCAAGAGCAAACGGAGGTATTGCTTAAAAAGCTTTCTGAAATGGCTCAGTTTGGTGAGCTACGCACCTGTAGGCGAAAATACCTGCTAGAGTATTTTGATGAAGAAGCCCCGGATGAATGCGGTAATTGCGATGTATGCCTTTCTGAAGACCAGAAGTTTGATGGAACAGTAATAGCACAAAAGGCTTTATCTGCTGTCTATAGATTAGAAGAGCGATTTGGTCAGACTTATATAATTGACTTTTTGCGTGGGTCTAAATCGGCTAAGATCTGGGATCAGCATAAGCAAATAAAAACCTATGGGGTAGGAGCGGATGTGAGCAAAGAAGACTGGGGGCATTATTTAAGAGACCTTATTCATCTTGGCTTTTTAAAGAAATCAGAAGGGAAATTTCCTGTGCTTATGCTTACTGAAAAAAGCAAAGAGGTACTGAGCGGAAAAGTGAAAGTGAAGCTGAGTCAGGTGAAAGAAACCTTTTCAGTGGTTCAGGAGAGTGCACCAGAATATGAGAAGCCACTTTTTGATCAATTGAAAAAATTACGCGCCGATTTTGCTATAAAGGAAGGAGTGCCTCCCTATGTGGTTTTCTCTGATGCTACTTTGGTAGAGTTAGCTACATATCTGCCACTAGAAACAGATGCTTTGTTTAAAATTTCCGGCTTTGGTGAAGTGAAGGTTCAAAAATACGGTAGTGAGTTTTTGGCAGTAGTGCAAGAGTATTGTGAGCAGCACAATTTATCAACTGCTATCCAAAATAAAAGAGTTAAGCCTAAAAGGAAGAAGGCCTCATCTGGAGCCAGAGGTACTGCTCTTGTATCTTTACAACTCTTCAAAGAGGGGGTATCTATAGAGGAGATAGCTGCTCAGCGTGGTATTGTAGCTACTACCGTTGAAAATCATTTAAATGAATGTGTTCTGTCTGGTAAACTAGGCGTGTTTGACCTGATAACTCAAGAGCTTTATGATGAAATTCATGAAGTGGTTAAAAACAATCAGGAGCCGGGTCTAAAATCCATTAAGGACAAACTAAGAGAGGAAATCACTTATGGGCAAATTCGATCGGTTCTTAATCATTTGAAATTTGAAACCGAAAAACAGGCCAATCAGGACGGAAAGTTGTAG
- the pckA gene encoding phosphoenolpyruvate carboxykinase (ATP) — protein sequence MEEIGLKSKSHDLKHTGVNTSEKVYWNQTPAELVELALANGEGQLADNGALMCDTGSFTGRSPKDRFIVKDSLTENEVWWGDINIPFDSDQFDLLHKKMLDNLKSKNLYVRDAYAGADKTYRLKLRVINTKAWQNLFCHNMFLRPDAYKLEDFEPNFTIICDPDFKADPKTDGTRQENFAIINFTKRMILVGGTGYAGEMKKGIFSVLNFLLPTEHHVLPMHCSANIGHNTLDTAIFFGLSGTGKTTLSADANRGLIGDDEHAWTEKNVFNFEGGCYAKVIDLTRQKEPEIYDAIKFGAIVENTRFIPESRTIDYTNTTVTENTRTAYPIHHILNAVEPSVGGIPKNVFFLTCDAYGVLPPISRLNKGQAMYHFISGYTAKVAGTEAGVTEPQTVFSACFGAPFLPLHPTRYAEMLGEKMEKNDVNVWLVNTGWTGGPYGVGSRMKLQYTRAMITAALTGTLENAGYRKHSIFHFEIPAVCPGVPSKVLSPRETWQNDKGYYDMANKLADAFNKNFDKYKEFANEETKAASPERNLNFV from the coding sequence ATGGAGGAAATAGGGTTAAAATCTAAAAGTCATGATCTTAAGCATACAGGTGTAAATACATCTGAAAAAGTATACTGGAATCAGACTCCCGCAGAATTAGTAGAGCTAGCATTGGCCAATGGCGAAGGGCAACTTGCCGATAATGGAGCACTGATGTGTGATACAGGCTCTTTTACCGGACGGTCACCAAAAGACCGGTTTATAGTAAAAGATAGCCTCACTGAGAATGAGGTGTGGTGGGGAGATATTAACATTCCTTTTGATTCAGATCAGTTTGATCTTTTGCATAAAAAAATGCTCGATAACCTGAAAAGCAAAAATCTATATGTTAGAGATGCTTATGCTGGTGCTGACAAAACCTACCGCCTAAAACTCAGGGTTATTAACACTAAAGCCTGGCAGAACCTCTTTTGCCATAATATGTTTCTAAGGCCTGACGCTTACAAACTTGAAGATTTTGAACCCAATTTCACTATTATTTGTGATCCGGATTTTAAAGCAGATCCCAAAACTGACGGCACCAGACAAGAGAACTTCGCCATTATTAATTTCACTAAAAGAATGATATTAGTAGGTGGTACAGGTTATGCCGGTGAGATGAAAAAAGGCATATTCTCTGTGCTTAACTTTCTGCTACCCACTGAGCACCACGTTTTGCCTATGCATTGCTCAGCCAACATTGGGCATAACACCTTGGATACTGCCATATTTTTCGGCTTATCAGGTACAGGCAAAACCACCCTATCTGCCGATGCTAACCGAGGGCTAATTGGTGACGATGAACATGCCTGGACAGAAAAGAATGTATTCAATTTTGAAGGCGGTTGCTATGCTAAGGTTATAGATCTAACCCGTCAAAAAGAACCTGAGATATATGACGCCATTAAGTTTGGAGCTATTGTAGAAAACACGCGTTTCATTCCAGAATCACGCACCATTGACTACACCAATACTACTGTAACCGAAAATACGAGAACAGCTTACCCAATTCACCATATTCTCAATGCAGTAGAACCTTCTGTAGGGGGTATCCCTAAGAATGTTTTCTTTCTTACCTGTGATGCTTATGGTGTATTACCTCCTATTTCTAGGTTAAACAAAGGGCAGGCGATGTACCATTTCATCTCCGGCTACACCGCTAAAGTTGCCGGAACAGAAGCCGGCGTTACAGAACCACAAACCGTATTTAGCGCTTGTTTTGGTGCTCCATTTCTTCCGCTTCACCCTACGCGGTATGCTGAAATGCTGGGAGAAAAAATGGAAAAGAATGATGTTAACGTATGGCTGGTAAATACCGGCTGGACCGGCGGGCCTTACGGCGTAGGCAGCAGAATGAAACTGCAATACACTCGAGCGATGATTACCGCAGCGCTTACCGGTACTTTAGAAAACGCCGGGTATAGAAAACACTCCATTTTTCATTTTGAAATACCTGCGGTGTGTCCAGGGGTTCCATCAAAAGTACTGAGTCCCAGAGAAACCTGGCAAAATGACAAGGGCTATTATGACATGGCCAATAAACTGGCCGATGCCTTCAATAAGAACTTTGATAAATATAAGGAGTTTGCCAATGAAGAAACAAAAGCGGCTTCTCCTGAAAGAAACTTAAACTTTGTCTAG
- a CDS encoding electron transfer flavoprotein subunit alpha/FixB family protein, producing the protein MSILVFVENADGQVKKTSLEAVAYAAAISEDVTALAMGNNIDQSELEGLGKYGATKVLHADDEKLNQGIIQAYATVISKAMESTGADILVLANSSLGAPVSARVAIKNDASLVSNVVALPDTSAGFKVKRSIYTGKAFANVELTKDKKILAIKKNAAEVKETGGAATVEKFAADLSDSEFDAKITNTDKATGEVLLPEAEIVVSGGRGLKGPENWGMIEELAKELGAATGCSKPVSDMEWRPHHEHVGQTGVKVSPQLYIAIGISGAIQHLAGVNSSKNIVVINKDPEAPFFKAADYGIVGDAFEVVPKLTEAIRAAK; encoded by the coding sequence ATGTCAATATTAGTTTTTGTGGAAAACGCTGATGGTCAGGTGAAAAAGACCTCTTTAGAAGCCGTAGCTTATGCTGCTGCCATTTCTGAAGATGTTACAGCACTGGCTATGGGTAATAATATAGATCAATCTGAGCTTGAAGGTTTAGGCAAATATGGAGCTACTAAAGTGCTTCATGCCGACGATGAAAAACTGAACCAAGGTATCATTCAGGCTTATGCTACTGTTATAAGTAAAGCTATGGAAAGTACAGGCGCTGACATCTTAGTGTTGGCTAACTCCTCATTAGGAGCTCCTGTTTCTGCTCGTGTAGCTATTAAAAATGACGCTAGTTTGGTGTCTAACGTTGTAGCCTTGCCAGATACCAGCGCAGGCTTCAAAGTAAAAAGAAGCATATATACAGGTAAAGCTTTTGCTAACGTAGAGCTTACTAAAGATAAAAAGATACTCGCCATAAAAAAGAATGCCGCTGAGGTAAAAGAAACAGGAGGAGCAGCCACTGTAGAGAAATTTGCAGCTGACCTTTCTGATAGCGAGTTTGACGCGAAAATAACAAATACAGATAAAGCAACCGGTGAAGTACTATTGCCAGAAGCAGAAATTGTAGTTTCAGGAGGTCGGGGACTAAAAGGCCCTGAAAACTGGGGTATGATTGAAGAGCTGGCTAAAGAATTGGGAGCTGCTACAGGTTGTAGCAAACCCGTTTCTGATATGGAATGGAGACCTCACCATGAGCATGTGGGACAAACAGGCGTAAAGGTAAGCCCGCAATTATACATCGCCATAGGTATATCAGGAGCTATTCAGCATTTAGCCGGAGTAAATTCATCAAAAAATATTGTGGTGATCAACAAAGATCCTGAAGCGCCATTTTTTAAAGCCGCTGATTATGGCATCGTAGGTGATGCGTTTGAAGTGGTACCGAAATTAACCGAGGCAATTAGAGCAGCTAAATAA
- a CDS encoding NupC/NupG family nucleoside CNT transporter has translation MDYLRGLIGLVVLIAIAFAFSANKKAIDWKLVGVGVLLQLIFAILITKVEFVATAFSWVSDMFVTFLGFAGEGAKFLFGDLTVVSKFGFIFAFQVLPTVIFFSCISAGLYYLGVLQKIVFVIAWVMSRTMRLSGAESLSAAGNIFLGQTEAPLLVRPFVKNMTTSELMCLMTGGMATIAGGVLAGYVTFLGGDDPVEKAKYASYLLSASIMNAPAAIVLSKIVLPEDRPEDIDTDIKVSKDSMGVNLIDALARGASDGVGLAINIAGMLLAFIAIIYALNWILVDGIGAYTGLNEFVKESTDGTFQGFSLEYILGQVFRCFAFVMGVEWEETIKVGSLLGQKVVLNEFVGYLSLAEMKSQGLLTQKSIVIATYALCGFANFSSIAIQIGGIGGMAPNRQGDLSRLGMKALFAATLATMMTATIAGALLG, from the coding sequence ATGGATTATTTAAGAGGATTAATCGGGCTGGTAGTTCTAATAGCTATAGCCTTTGCTTTTTCAGCAAACAAGAAAGCAATAGACTGGAAACTGGTGGGCGTAGGGGTTTTGCTCCAGTTAATATTTGCAATACTGATTACTAAAGTTGAATTTGTAGCCACTGCCTTTTCCTGGGTTAGTGACATGTTCGTAACATTCCTGGGTTTTGCCGGAGAAGGAGCCAAGTTCCTGTTTGGAGACCTTACCGTAGTCAGTAAATTCGGTTTCATATTTGCCTTTCAAGTACTACCAACTGTAATCTTTTTCTCCTGTATTTCAGCAGGACTATATTATTTGGGTGTACTTCAGAAAATCGTTTTTGTAATTGCCTGGGTAATGTCTCGAACCATGCGTTTATCTGGTGCAGAAAGTTTGTCTGCTGCGGGTAACATATTTCTAGGGCAGACAGAAGCCCCACTTTTAGTAAGGCCTTTTGTTAAAAATATGACTACCTCTGAGCTCATGTGTCTTATGACTGGGGGTATGGCTACCATAGCGGGTGGTGTGCTGGCGGGTTATGTTACCTTCCTTGGAGGTGATGATCCTGTAGAAAAAGCAAAATATGCCTCTTACCTGCTTAGTGCTTCTATCATGAATGCACCTGCGGCCATAGTGCTTTCTAAAATAGTATTGCCTGAAGATCGTCCTGAAGATATTGATACTGACATAAAAGTGAGTAAAGATAGTATGGGCGTTAACCTTATAGATGCCTTAGCCAGAGGCGCCTCAGATGGTGTAGGCTTAGCTATCAATATAGCAGGTATGTTATTGGCATTTATAGCCATTATATATGCGCTTAACTGGATCTTAGTAGATGGGATAGGAGCTTACACCGGCCTTAATGAATTTGTAAAAGAGAGCACTGATGGAACTTTTCAGGGCTTTTCATTAGAATATATCTTAGGTCAGGTTTTTCGTTGTTTTGCCTTTGTTATGGGGGTAGAATGGGAAGAGACTATTAAAGTGGGAAGCTTGCTGGGGCAAAAAGTGGTGCTTAATGAATTTGTAGGGTACCTGAGTTTGGCAGAAATGAAATCGCAAGGGTTATTAACTCAGAAGTCTATTGTAATAGCTACTTATGCTCTTTGTGGATTTGCAAACTTTAGCTCTATAGCTATTCAGATAGGTGGAATAGGAGGTATGGCGCCTAATCGACAGGGAGACCTTTCTCGCCTGGGTATGAAAGCGTTGTTTGCCGCTACCCTGGCCACTATGATGACAGCCACAATAGCAGGAGCATTGTTAGGATAA
- a CDS encoding peptide MFS transporter, with protein MSSISVNNSPTEKELFGHPVGLYILFFTELWERFSYYGMRALFVLFLVAETTSDNAGFGWTNDEALALYGWYTMLVYVSSIPGGWVADRILGQKKTVMVGGALLCIGHAILALNSETSFYIGCLFIILGVGGLKPNISSMVGGLYKERDERRDLGFYIFYMGINIGGFAAPILCGYIGESINWHYGFGLAAIGMFLGQAVYIWGQKYLKHVGNRISKDDVAGNEILNRPLTDIEKDRVKVLLLSFLLIVLFWAAFEQAGGLMSLYADQKTDRHLFGWEIPATVFQSVNSFFIITLATVVGRFWYKWKQKGNESSSLFKMAVGLIVMALGFGFMSAASVEYANEGSSAMYWLILAFLFHTIGELCASPVSLSFITKLAPLKYASLIMGLYWAATGFGNKAAGMIGQVAQDLGEFEIFTGIAVIWTLIGVIVILLLKPLKRLTHGAEDLSPVEVVEDEGYSRPDKAE; from the coding sequence ATGTCGAGTATATCTGTCAATAACTCGCCAACCGAAAAGGAATTGTTCGGTCATCCGGTGGGTTTATACATTTTGTTCTTCACTGAACTGTGGGAACGTTTTTCATATTACGGAATGAGAGCCTTGTTTGTTTTGTTTCTGGTGGCAGAAACCACCTCAGACAATGCAGGTTTTGGTTGGACCAACGATGAAGCATTAGCTCTTTATGGGTGGTATACTATGTTGGTATATGTTTCTTCCATTCCTGGTGGTTGGGTAGCTGATAGAATTTTAGGACAGAAAAAGACAGTGATGGTAGGGGGAGCCCTACTTTGTATCGGGCATGCTATTTTAGCTCTAAACTCCGAGACTTCATTTTATATAGGGTGTCTATTTATCATTTTAGGAGTAGGAGGGTTAAAGCCTAACATTTCTTCCATGGTAGGAGGGTTGTATAAAGAGAGAGATGAAAGAAGGGATCTTGGTTTTTATATCTTCTATATGGGGATTAACATTGGAGGATTTGCAGCGCCTATTCTCTGTGGATACATTGGAGAAAGCATTAATTGGCATTATGGTTTCGGGTTAGCTGCTATAGGCATGTTTTTAGGCCAGGCAGTATATATCTGGGGACAAAAATATTTGAAACATGTAGGTAATCGGATTTCTAAAGATGATGTGGCTGGCAATGAAATTTTGAATCGACCACTAACAGATATAGAAAAAGACAGAGTAAAAGTATTATTACTTTCATTCTTATTGATCGTGTTATTTTGGGCCGCTTTTGAACAAGCGGGAGGCTTAATGAGTTTGTATGCAGACCAAAAGACGGATCGTCATCTATTTGGGTGGGAAATACCAGCAACAGTGTTTCAGTCTGTTAATTCGTTTTTCATTATAACACTTGCTACAGTAGTGGGTCGTTTTTGGTATAAATGGAAGCAAAAGGGCAATGAGTCGTCTTCATTATTCAAAATGGCTGTAGGCCTTATAGTAATGGCACTGGGCTTTGGTTTTATGAGTGCAGCCTCAGTGGAGTATGCTAATGAAGGTTCTTCTGCTATGTACTGGTTAATTTTAGCTTTCCTTTTTCATACTATTGGTGAACTCTGTGCGTCACCTGTTTCACTTTCTTTCATCACTAAACTGGCTCCGCTTAAATATGCTTCATTAATTATGGGCTTGTATTGGGCTGCTACCGGTTTTGGAAATAAGGCTGCAGGTATGATAGGCCAGGTAGCTCAGGATTTAGGAGAGTTTGAAATTTTCACTGGTATAGCAGTAATATGGACCTTAATAGGAGTTATAGTAATATTACTATTGAAACCTTTGAAAAGGCTTACGCATGGTGCTGAAGACTTATCACCCGTAGAGGTTGTAGAAGATGAAGGATATTCAAGACCTGATAAGGCTGAATAA
- the groL gene encoding chaperonin GroEL (60 kDa chaperone family; promotes refolding of misfolded polypeptides especially under stressful conditions; forms two stacked rings of heptamers to form a barrel-shaped 14mer; ends can be capped by GroES; misfolded proteins enter the barrel where they are refolded when GroES binds): MLFNTVAREKLKKGVDALSDAVKVTLGPKGRNVILDKKFGAPTVTKDGVSVAKDIELEDAIENMGAQLVKEVASKTADDAGDGTTTATVLAQAIFGHGIKNVAAGANPMDLKRGIDKAVAAVVENLKKQSKTIDSSNEIAQVGTISANNDAEIGKMIADAMDKVGKDGVITVEEAKGTETEVKTVEGMQFDRGYLSPYFVTNTEKMEAELENPYILIYDKKISAMKELLPILEAAAQTGRPLVIISEDVDGEALATLVVNKIRGALKIAAVKAPGFGDRRKAMLEDIAILTGGTVISEERGYKLESATLDYLGTAEKINIDKDNTTIVNGAGNSDDIEARVNQLKAQMESTTSDYDKEKLQERLAKLSGGVAILYVGAATEVEMKEIKDRVDDALHATRAAVQEGVVAGGGVALIRAIDALENIETENEDQATGVNIIRLAIEAPLRTIAANAGQEGSVIVQKIREGKGDFGFNARDNKYENLIQAGVIDPTKVTRLALENASSIAGLLLTTEAVVADLPEEDKGPAMPAGGGMPGMM; this comes from the coding sequence ATATTATTCAACACTGTAGCAAGAGAAAAACTTAAGAAAGGAGTTGATGCTCTTTCTGATGCAGTGAAAGTTACATTAGGACCAAAAGGTAGAAATGTAATTCTTGACAAAAAATTCGGTGCACCTACAGTTACTAAAGATGGTGTATCTGTAGCAAAAGACATCGAGCTAGAAGATGCTATTGAAAACATGGGCGCTCAGCTTGTAAAAGAAGTAGCTTCTAAAACTGCTGATGATGCTGGTGATGGTACTACTACCGCTACAGTATTAGCTCAGGCTATCTTCGGTCATGGTATTAAAAACGTGGCAGCTGGTGCTAACCCTATGGATCTTAAAAGAGGTATTGACAAAGCCGTAGCTGCTGTAGTTGAAAACCTTAAGAAACAATCTAAAACCATTGATTCTTCTAACGAAATTGCTCAAGTAGGTACTATCTCTGCTAATAATGATGCTGAGATCGGTAAAATGATTGCTGATGCAATGGACAAAGTGGGTAAAGACGGTGTAATCACTGTAGAAGAAGCTAAAGGTACTGAAACTGAAGTTAAAACTGTAGAAGGTATGCAGTTTGACAGAGGATACCTTTCTCCATACTTTGTTACTAACACAGAGAAAATGGAAGCTGAGCTTGAAAACCCTTACATCCTTATTTATGATAAGAAGATCTCTGCTATGAAGGAGTTACTTCCTATTTTGGAAGCTGCTGCTCAAACAGGTAGACCTTTAGTAATCATTTCTGAAGATGTAGACGGAGAAGCTCTTGCTACTTTAGTAGTAAACAAAATCAGAGGTGCTCTGAAAATTGCTGCTGTAAAAGCTCCTGGTTTCGGAGACAGAAGAAAAGCTATGTTAGAGGATATCGCTATCCTTACTGGTGGTACTGTAATTTCTGAAGAAAGAGGTTATAAATTAGAAAGCGCTACTTTAGACTACTTAGGTACTGCTGAAAAAATCAACATTGATAAAGACAACACCACTATCGTTAATGGTGCTGGTAACTCAGATGACATTGAAGCTAGAGTGAATCAACTTAAAGCTCAAATGGAATCTACTACTTCTGATTATGATAAAGAAAAACTACAAGAAAGACTTGCTAAGCTTTCTGGTGGTGTAGCTATCCTTTATGTAGGTGCTGCTACAGAGGTAGAAATGAAAGAAATTAAGGATAGAGTAGACGATGCTCTACACGCAACCAGAGCAGCCGTACAAGAAGGTGTAGTAGCTGGTGGTGGTGTAGCTCTTATAAGAGCCATCGATGCCCTAGAGAATATTGAAACTGAGAATGAAGATCAAGCTACTGGTGTTAACATCATCAGATTGGCTATCGAAGCTCCTTTAAGAACTATCGCTGCTAACGCAGGTCAGGAAGGTTCTGTGATCGTTCAAAAGATCAGAGAAGGAAAAGGAGATTTCGGCTTCAACGCTAGAGACAATAAATATGAAAACCTTATCCAAGCTGGTGTAATTGACCCTACTAAAGTGACAAGATTAGCATTAGAAAATGCTTCTTCTATCGCTGGTTTATTACTTACCACTGAGGCTGTAGTTGCTGATCTTCCTGAAGAAGATAAAGGACCTGCTATGCCTGCTGGAGGCGGAATGCCAGGCATGATGTAA
- a CDS encoding DUF6146 family protein, translating to MKNILSLALIFILFSACYTSPPTGHKRSTGSNILSERNEDGEYELIIIDSGYDRWLSRYAKPANYYSLAYYEQKNTFYANSWNEKVGRGAYFRDENYPFENRIDYDPTIDYGLELNYRLFTYFKYIEEVYGQRYNFPS from the coding sequence ATGAAAAATATCTTATCCCTGGCTCTAATTTTTATTCTTTTCTCTGCCTGCTACACTTCTCCGCCTACAGGGCACAAACGTAGCACAGGTTCCAATATACTCAGTGAAAGAAATGAAGATGGAGAGTACGAACTGATCATAATTGACTCGGGCTATGACCGATGGCTAAGCCGATATGCAAAACCTGCTAACTATTATTCATTAGCTTATTATGAGCAGAAAAACACGTTCTACGCCAACTCTTGGAATGAAAAAGTAGGTAGAGGTGCTTACTTCAGAGACGAAAATTACCCATTTGAAAATCGTATTGACTACGACCCTACCATTGATTACGGTTTAGAGCTCAATTACAGGCTCTTCACTTACTTCAAATACATTGAAGAGGTCTACGGCCAGCGCTACAACTTTCCGTCCTGA
- the groES gene encoding co-chaperone GroES: MSKVNIKPLADRVLVEAAAAEEKTASGIIIPDTAKEKPQKGKVIAVGTGKKDEPLTVKEGDEVLYGKYAGTEITVEGKEYLIMRESDIFAIV; encoded by the coding sequence ATGTCAAAAGTGAATATTAAGCCTCTTGCGGACAGAGTTCTTGTAGAAGCTGCCGCTGCTGAAGAAAAAACAGCTTCAGGTATCATTATCCCTGACACAGCTAAAGAAAAGCCTCAAAAAGGTAAAGTTATAGCTGTAGGTACAGGTAAAAAAGATGAGCCTTTAACTGTAAAAGAAGGTGACGAAGTACTTTATGGTAAGTATGCTGGTACAGAGATCACTGTAGAAGGCAAAGAATATCTTATCATGAGAGAATCTGACATATTTGCAATTGTTTAA